The DNA sequence CGAGGAGTGGCGGCAGGAACAATCGCTTAGCTCCACGGAACCGCTTGGAAAGCGCGTCGACCGTTGTCTTGAGGTAAAGGGTAAGGAGCGCCGAGAGCGTACCCTGGACGACGGCGGCAAGGAGCGGCTTGGGCATCGGGTGATGGCGATTGGCGAAAAGCGCCCAGCCGCCCATGGCGAAAAAAGCGAATGCCACGTGCACCACGCCGCTGCCCGCGAGCCACCTCAGCTTCGCAGTCATGTCAGCGACCACCAGTAGCGTGTCAGATGGAAGAAGATCGGCGCCGAGAAGACGACGGAATCCAGCCGGTCGATCAGTCCGCCATGGCCCTCGATCAGGTGACCCCAGTCCTTGACGCCGCGGTCCCGCTTGATTGCCGACATGACGAGCCCGCCGAAGAAGCCCATCATCGTGATGATGAAGGACATCAACGCCGCCTGGGCGGGCGTGAACGGGGTAATCCACCAGAGCGAGGCACCGATCAGCGTCGCGCTTGCGACGCCCCCGACAAAGCCCTCGACCGTCTTCGAGGGTGAAAGCGACGGTGCGATCTTGGTTCGCCCAAAGAGCTTGCCCCAGACATATTGCAGCACGTCGCTCGACTGGACGACGATGACCAGGAAGGCGATGAGTAGGACATTGCGTCCTTCGTAACCCGGGATTTGCAGCGTCAACAGCGCCGGCACATGCGAGGCGCAGAAGACGCAGATCATCAGCGCCCATTGTACCTCGGAGATCCGCAGCAGGAAGTCGCGCGTGTCGCCGCGCATGACCGCAACGATGGGCATCAGCAGAAAGGCATAGACCGGCACGAAGATCGAATAGATGCCGTACTGCTCAGCCCACAGCAGGAAATAGTTGATCGGTAATACGACGAAGAAGGCGGCGGCGATCGCCCAATGGTCACCGCGGCGCGTGTTGATGAGCGTGATGAATTCGCGGAGCGCTGCGAAGGAGCAGAAGGCGAAAAGCAGGAGCACGCCGACCCGACCGGCAACGAAGGCAATGGCGATCAGCACCACCATCGCCCACCACGCCTTGATGCGGGCGTTGAGGTTCTCGATCGCACCGTTCGATCCGTCAGGCGAAAGTCTCTGCTTGAGGACGTAGCCGATGCTCGACGCCAGCACGAGTATGCCGCCGACGCCGAGAAGCAATTTGAGCATATCCAGGCTTGCCGCGCTCATGCATGGTCTTCCATCGTGGAGGGGGCGAGCGAGAGCAGGGCGGTCTCGGCGCGGGCGATGAATTCGTCCTTGGTCTCGTGCGCCTTGAGGCGCA is a window from the Ensifer adhaerens genome containing:
- a CDS encoding phosphatidate cytidylyltransferase; amino-acid sequence: MSAASLDMLKLLLGVGGILVLASSIGYVLKQRLSPDGSNGAIENLNARIKAWWAMVVLIAIAFVAGRVGVLLLFAFCSFAALREFITLINTRRGDHWAIAAAFFVVLPINYFLLWAEQYGIYSIFVPVYAFLLMPIVAVMRGDTRDFLLRISEVQWALMICVFCASHVPALLTLQIPGYEGRNVLLIAFLVIVVQSSDVLQYVWGKLFGRTKIAPSLSPSKTVEGFVGGVASATLIGASLWWITPFTPAQAALMSFIITMMGFFGGLVMSAIKRDRGVKDWGHLIEGHGGLIDRLDSVVFSAPIFFHLTRYWWSLT